In Palaemon carinicauda isolate YSFRI2023 chromosome 21, ASM3689809v2, whole genome shotgun sequence, the following proteins share a genomic window:
- the LOC137615340 gene encoding uncharacterized protein isoform X2 → MYFTCKNIPGDILDNHRHSHTVKDCQDFHTVRDNPGGFHLMSYIYRRIFQVKKRFIDPIIKPSECLRSFQTSCKMAKNEWSFVFSKSTTLYRRRSPKLLTNLCSLTSASFVDLWPRYFKSISLNFVPIVEGTVYLFPSDQGLRDYMTQHQLTCHYRNLYETVLWSLVKISGFSVDEAAGVLKGKSEGAKNEILFSKCNLNYNKEEAVYKKGSTIIRMVVPVQVRTPDGSLTQRNQSQISVLNTDFVKDSFWEEVFPLGQDTKNTGKTHYLKDLEKETKLLPHAWIVVRIDGKGFHKFSEKHNFMKPNDLRSISLMNYAALTVMKEYSNVVLSYGQSDEYTFVIDRYSKMMARNANKIMSCIVSLFAATYVHQWSRFFKDTALLYPPAFDARVILYPNNSCLRDCLSWRQADCHINNMYNLCFWTLIQKGNLSPKEAEKKLSGTFSKDKKQILLSEFNCDYNQEDAIYRKGTVMYRSNQSPDIEVSFSGLEPNISASEIITSHDDIINDKFWNERPWILGTERGAVTVDDLDN, encoded by the exons ATGTATTTTACATGCAAAAACATCCCTGGTGACATTCTGGACAATCACAGACATTCCCATACTGTGAAGGACTGTCAAGATTTCCATACAGTCCGGGACAATCCAGGAG GTTTCCATCTTATGAGTTATATTTATAGAAGAATATTTCAAGTTAAGAAAAGGTTCATCGATCCAATTATAAAACCATCTGAATGCCTGAGGTCATTTCAGACATCCTGTAAAATGGCCAAAA ATGAATGGAGTTTTGTTTTTTCTAAGAGCACAACCCTTTACAGGAGAAGAAGTCCAAAACTGTTAACCAACTTGTGCAGTCTTACATCAGCTTCATTTGTTGATCTTTGGCCCAGGTATTTTAAATCAATATCTTTGAATTTTGTGCCAATAGTTGAGggaactgtttatttatttccaagtGATCAGGGATTAAGAGATTATATGACACAGCATCAGCTTACGTGTCATTACAGAAATCTGTATGAAACTGTTCTGTGGTCATTGGTTAAGATTTCAGGGTTCAGTGTTGACGAAGCTGCTGGcgttttgaaaggtaaaagtgaaggtgcaaaaaatgaaatattgttttcAAAATGCAACTTAAATTATAACAAGGAAGAAGCTGTGTACAAAAAAGGCTCTACTATCATTCGAATGGTGGTGCCTGTTCAAGTCAGGACTCCGGATGGTTCACTCACACAACGTAATCAAAGCCAGATTTCAGTATTGAATACTGACTTTGTGAAAGACTCATTTTGGGAAGAAGTTTTTCCACTCGGGCAAGACACAAAAAATACGGGAAAAACCCATTACTTGAAAGATTTGGAAAAGGAAACAAAATTGTTACCTCATGCATGGATTGTTGTTAGAATAGATGGCAAAGGTTTCCATAAGTTTTCAGAAAAGCATAATTTTATGAAGCCCAACGACCTTCGATCAATCAGTTTAATGAATTATGCTGCTCTAACTGTTATGAAGGAGTACTCTAATGTTGTGTTGTCTTACGGTCAAAGTGATGAATATACTTTTGTAATTGACAGGTACTCAAAAATGATGGCACGTAATGCCAATAAGATAATGTCTTGCATTGTAAGCCTTTTTGCTGCTACTTATGTGCATCAGTGGAGTAGATTTTTCAAGGACACTGCACTTCTGTATCCCCCTGCATTTGATGCTCGTGTTATATTATATCCAAATAATTCGTGCCTACGTGATTGTCTCAGTTGGCGTCAAGCGGATTGTCACATTAATAACATGTATAACCTTTGTTTCTGGACTCTAATTCAGAAAGGTAACTTGTCACCTAAAGaagcagaaaaaaaattatcaggtACATTTTCCAAAGATAAAAAGCAGATTCTTCTAAGTGAATTTAATTGTGATTATAATCAGGAAGATGCTATTTATAGGAAAGGAACTGTGATGTACAGAAGTAACCAGTCACCCGACATTGAGGTTTCATTTTCAGGTTTAGAGCCAAACATTAGTGCTTCAGAAATTATTACTTCCCATGATGATATTATAAATGACAAGTTTTGGAATGAAAGACCATGGATTTTGGGCACAGAAAGAGGGGCAGTGACTGTGGATGACTTGgataattga
- the LOC137615340 gene encoding uncharacterized protein isoform X1, which translates to MYFTCKNIPGDILDNHRHSHTVKDCQDFHTVRDNPGGFHLMSYIYRRIFQVKKRFIDPIIKPSECLRSFQTSCKMAKSKFEYVKSFETEDRLDPGHWIVIALKNSNSQQFIKDYNLERPNDKRLIQLMEDCAKCVMEEFKELQLCYTFADEWSFVFSKSTTLYRRRSPKLLTNLCSLTSASFVDLWPRYFKSISLNFVPIVEGTVYLFPSDQGLRDYMTQHQLTCHYRNLYETVLWSLVKISGFSVDEAAGVLKGKSEGAKNEILFSKCNLNYNKEEAVYKKGSTIIRMVVPVQVRTPDGSLTQRNQSQISVLNTDFVKDSFWEEVFPLGQDTKNTGKTHYLKDLEKETKLLPHAWIVVRIDGKGFHKFSEKHNFMKPNDLRSISLMNYAALTVMKEYSNVVLSYGQSDEYTFVIDRYSKMMARNANKIMSCIVSLFAATYVHQWSRFFKDTALLYPPAFDARVILYPNNSCLRDCLSWRQADCHINNMYNLCFWTLIQKGNLSPKEAEKKLSGTFSKDKKQILLSEFNCDYNQEDAIYRKGTVMYRSNQSPDIEVSFSGLEPNISASEIITSHDDIINDKFWNERPWILGTERGAVTVDDLDN; encoded by the exons ATGTATTTTACATGCAAAAACATCCCTGGTGACATTCTGGACAATCACAGACATTCCCATACTGTGAAGGACTGTCAAGATTTCCATACAGTCCGGGACAATCCAGGAG GTTTCCATCTTATGAGTTATATTTATAGAAGAATATTTCAAGTTAAGAAAAGGTTCATCGATCCAATTATAAAACCATCTGAATGCCTGAGGTCATTTCAGACATCCTGTAAAATGGCCAAAAGTAAGTTTGAGTATGTGAAGTCTTTTGAGACCGAGGACAGATTAGATCCAGGACACTGGATAGTAATTGCTCTGAAAAACTCTAATAGTCAGCAGTTTATCAAAGATTATAATCTTGAGCGTCCAAATGACAAACGTCTGATTCAGTTAATGGAGGACTGTGCTAAGTGTGTCATGGAAGAGTTTAAAGAGCTGCAACTTTGTTATACCTTTGCAGATGAATGGAGTTTTGTTTTTTCTAAGAGCACAACCCTTTACAGGAGAAGAAGTCCAAAACTGTTAACCAACTTGTGCAGTCTTACATCAGCTTCATTTGTTGATCTTTGGCCCAGGTATTTTAAATCAATATCTTTGAATTTTGTGCCAATAGTTGAGggaactgtttatttatttccaagtGATCAGGGATTAAGAGATTATATGACACAGCATCAGCTTACGTGTCATTACAGAAATCTGTATGAAACTGTTCTGTGGTCATTGGTTAAGATTTCAGGGTTCAGTGTTGACGAAGCTGCTGGcgttttgaaaggtaaaagtgaaggtgcaaaaaatgaaatattgttttcAAAATGCAACTTAAATTATAACAAGGAAGAAGCTGTGTACAAAAAAGGCTCTACTATCATTCGAATGGTGGTGCCTGTTCAAGTCAGGACTCCGGATGGTTCACTCACACAACGTAATCAAAGCCAGATTTCAGTATTGAATACTGACTTTGTGAAAGACTCATTTTGGGAAGAAGTTTTTCCACTCGGGCAAGACACAAAAAATACGGGAAAAACCCATTACTTGAAAGATTTGGAAAAGGAAACAAAATTGTTACCTCATGCATGGATTGTTGTTAGAATAGATGGCAAAGGTTTCCATAAGTTTTCAGAAAAGCATAATTTTATGAAGCCCAACGACCTTCGATCAATCAGTTTAATGAATTATGCTGCTCTAACTGTTATGAAGGAGTACTCTAATGTTGTGTTGTCTTACGGTCAAAGTGATGAATATACTTTTGTAATTGACAGGTACTCAAAAATGATGGCACGTAATGCCAATAAGATAATGTCTTGCATTGTAAGCCTTTTTGCTGCTACTTATGTGCATCAGTGGAGTAGATTTTTCAAGGACACTGCACTTCTGTATCCCCCTGCATTTGATGCTCGTGTTATATTATATCCAAATAATTCGTGCCTACGTGATTGTCTCAGTTGGCGTCAAGCGGATTGTCACATTAATAACATGTATAACCTTTGTTTCTGGACTCTAATTCAGAAAGGTAACTTGTCACCTAAAGaagcagaaaaaaaattatcaggtACATTTTCCAAAGATAAAAAGCAGATTCTTCTAAGTGAATTTAATTGTGATTATAATCAGGAAGATGCTATTTATAGGAAAGGAACTGTGATGTACAGAAGTAACCAGTCACCCGACATTGAGGTTTCATTTTCAGGTTTAGAGCCAAACATTAGTGCTTCAGAAATTATTACTTCCCATGATGATATTATAAATGACAAGTTTTGGAATGAAAGACCATGGATTTTGGGCACAGAAAGAGGGGCAGTGACTGTGGATGACTTGgataattga